The Mytilus edulis chromosome 12, xbMytEdul2.2, whole genome shotgun sequence genome contains a region encoding:
- the LOC139498156 gene encoding protein hunchback-like isoform X3, with product MNSEKLLSDIRRELLEFLKADTVSPQVADVVEKVMSEENSLIENHEGYNLSNASFQDTNSNSSDDHSEYLTNNVTSDSTATYVRDPNTGHVTTIKPDKEGLYFCHLCSFSGRTQADFENHMTCHFEHICPHCDYKSRTEGRLKRHIKDFHTDDPPDGFGSKRNMGRPKVFRCKQCEFVATEKTEFWAHARAHIKDDKVLQCPRCPFVTEYKHHLEYHLRNHFGSKPFKCNKCNYSCVNKSMLNSHMKSHTNVYQYRCADCTYATKYCHSLKLHLRKYQHKPATVLNSDGSLPQGIDADASGLSLLQKRGPPRGPRGPRKDKFDPYMNSMFNLPQSPIHGMPPGMGGAMMSPYWPLLSQLPNGFHRPPPLIPTSSPMSMNPSIHSPQLPQHLSSKMGAPKTPDGDNSSNYPFKCNFCCYGTGSKQELYKHLMKVHATENQDLFSMFGLSSEALLEEQNRRLSMMKHKMEERNLDDSLNDELHIHTDGEDEDQKYSPHSWSHPSPVEPAKINRNNGRYSMPELPVNYYRNGNASPKDIGRAEGEDIIKQMMNKFGAGSPMNAPRPKIPHQRESPLDLTKRKYPFSSSPLSQEEMYNREMNPDGDAHSSGESTTANDNNGQSPRKRSRKGKAFKLDRLCLKLHDKHDDTENGSENEESEFLENESAGDLQIDESSNMDGEMRNVDERNEADENGKKDDDIEEIKNSLLYLNEGMVKSQVEKAPERKSPDSTRNQSGDEVASSQAITSSQDVISSANREQAELSMQTSQALRHQTELAWKMLQNGGSSGHFPYMSLEQNGHHQDLAKLTTAAQQMIAMNNRKSGPNGKYECAYCEIAFKDCVMYTMHMGYHGYKDPFKCNMCGHCSKDKVEFFLHIARAAHN from the exons gGCCGACACAGTGTCACCTCAAGTTGCAGATGTTGTTGAGAAGGTAATGTCTGAAGAGAACTCGCTGATAGAAAATCACGAAGGTTATAATCTCTCCAACGCCAGCTTCCAGGATACCAATTCTAACTCATCAGACGATCATTCTGAATACCTGACTAACAATGTTACATCAGACTCCACAGCTACGTACGTCAGAGATCCAAACACAGGTCACGTCACCACTATCAAGCCAGACAAAGAAGGACTTTATTTCTGCCACCTTTGCAGCTTTTCAG GAAGAACCCAAGCTGATTTCGAGAATCATATGACTTGCCATTTTGAGCATATTTGTCCTCACTGTGATTATAAGTCTAGAACAGAAGGCCGACTAAAGAGACATATTAAAGATTTTCACACAGACGACCCACCAGACGGATTCGGTTCCAAAAGGAACATGGGCAGACCTAAAGTCTTCAGATGTAAACAATGTGAATTTGTTGCCACCGAAAAA actgAATTCTGGGCACATGCTAGAGCTCATATTAAAGATGACAAAGTTTTACAATGTCCACGATGCCCGTTTGTTACCGAGTATAAACATCATTTGGAGTATCATCTTCGCAACCATTTTGGCTCAAAGCCATTCAAGTGTAACAAATGTAACTACTCATGCGTAAACAAGTCAATGCTCAACAGCCACATGAAGTCACATACTAATGtttatcagtaccgttgtgccgATTGTACATATGCCACAAAATACTGCCACAGCCTCAAACTTCATCTCCGTAAATATCAGCATAAACCTGCCACAGTTTTGAACTCCGATGGAAGTCTACCTCAAGGAATTGATGCTGATGCATCCGGTCTGTCATTACTTCAAAAGAGAGGTCCACCAAGGGGACCAAGAGGTCCTAGAAAGGATAAATTTGATCCGTATATGAACAGCATGTTTAATCTACCTCAGTCACCCATTCATGGGATGCCACCTGGAATGGGTGGAGCTATGATGTCGCCATATTGGCCATTACTCAGTCAGCTTCCAAACGGATTCCACCGCCCACCACCTCTAATTCCAACCTCGTCCCCAATGTCAATGAATCCATCAATCCATTCCCCTCAGCTACCTCAACATTTATCCTCCAAGATGGGAGCACCAAAAACTCCTGATGGAGACAATTCAAGCAATTATCCATTCAAGTGCAATTTCTGTTGCTATGGAACCGGCAGTAAACAGGAACTGTATAAACATTTAATGAAAGTTCACGCAACTGAAAACCAGGATTTATTTTCCATGTTTGGCTTGTCCTCTGAAGCTTTACTAGAGGAACAGAACCGTAGACTCAGCATGATGAAGCACAAAATGGAGGAGAGAAACTTAGATGATAGCTTGAACGATGAGCTTCATATACACACAGATGGTGAAGACGAGGACCAGAAATATAGTCCACATTCCTGGTCACATCCGTCACCTGTTGAACCAGCCAAGATAAATCGGAATAATGGCCGATACAGTATGCCAGAGTTGCCTGTTAATTACTACAGAAATGGAAATGCTAGTCCCAAAGATATCGGTCGGGCCGAAGGAGAAGATATCATTAAACAAATGATGAATAAATTTGGAGCTGGTTCACCAATGAATGCTCCTAGACCTAAGATACCTCATCAACGTGAAAGCCCTCTTGACCTTACAAAGCGTAAATATCCATTTTCATCTAGTCCATTATCTCAGGAAGAAATGTACAACAGAGAAATGAATCCAGATGGTGATGCTCATTCAAGCGGAGAGAGCACGACTGCTAATGATAACAATGGTCAGAGCCCAAGAAAGAGGTCCAGAAAGGGAAAAGCTTTCAAGTTAGATAGACTTTGTCTTAAATTGCATGATAAACATGATGATACTGAAAACGGAAGTGAAAATGAAGAGTCTGAGTTTCTAGAGAATGAGTCTGCAGGAGACCTTCAGATTGATGAATCCAGCAACATGGATGGAGAGATGAGAAATGTAGATGAAAGAAATGAAGCTGATGAAAATGGCAAGAAAGATGATGATATTGAGGAAATTAAAAATAGCCTTCTGTACCTTAATGAAGGAATGGTTAAGTCCCAAGTAGAAAAGGCACCAGAGAGAAAGTCACCTGATTCTACCAGAAATCAAAGTGGCGATGAGGTTGCTTCAAGTCAAGCTATAACTAGTAGCCAAGATGTTATTTCGTCTGCAAATAGGGAGCAGGCAGAGCTATCAATGCAGACTTCACAAGCCTTGAGACATCAAACTGAACTTGCCTGGAAGATGTTACAAAATGGTGGCAGCAGTGGACATTTTCCTTATATGTCACTGGAGCAGAATGGCCACCATCAGGATTTGGCCAAGTTAACCACTGCAGCACAACAGATGATAGCAATGAACAATCGTAAGAGTGGACCAAATGGGAAGTACGAATGTGCCTATTGTGAAATCGCATTTAAAGACTGTGTCATGTACACAATGCACATGGGTTACCATGGTTACAAAGATCCATTTAAGTGTAATATGTGTGGACATTGCAGCAAGGACAAAGTTGAATTCTTCCTTCATATTGCTCGTGCTGCTCACAATTAA
- the LOC139498156 gene encoding protein hunchback-like isoform X4, with translation MNAAMITLPEENTFGADTVSPQVADVVEKVMSEENSLIENHEGYNLSNASFQDTNSNSSDDHSEYLTNNVTSDSTATYVRDPNTGHVTTIKPDKEGLYFCHLCSFSGRTQADFENHMTCHFEHICPHCDYKSRTEGRLKRHIKDFHTDDPPDGFGSKRNMGRPKVFRCKQCEFVATEKTEFWAHARAHIKDDKVLQCPRCPFVTEYKHHLEYHLRNHFGSKPFKCNKCNYSCVNKSMLNSHMKSHTNVYQYRCADCTYATKYCHSLKLHLRKYQHKPATVLNSDGSLPQGIDADASGLSLLQKRGPPRGPRGPRKDKFDPYMNSMFNLPQSPIHGMPPGMGGAMMSPYWPLLSQLPNGFHRPPPLIPTSSPMSMNPSIHSPQLPQHLSSKMGAPKTPDGDNSSNYPFKCNFCCYGTGSKQELYKHLMKVHATENQDLFSMFGLSSEALLEEQNRRLSMMKHKMEERNLDDSLNDELHIHTDGEDEDQKYSPHSWSHPSPVEPAKINRNNGRYSMPELPVNYYRNGNASPKDIGRAEGEDIIKQMMNKFGAGSPMNAPRPKIPHQRESPLDLTKRKYPFSSSPLSQEEMYNREMNPDGDAHSSGESTTANDNNGQSPRKRSRKGKAFKLDRLCLKLHDKHDDTENGSENEESEFLENESAGDLQIDESSNMDGEMRNVDERNEADENGKKDDDIEEIKNSLLYLNEGMVKSQVEKAPERKSPDSTRNQSGDEVASSQAITSSQDVISSANREQAELSMQTSQALRHQTELAWKMLQNGGSSGHFPYMSLEQNGHHQDLAKLTTAAQQMIAMNNRKSGPNGKYECAYCEIAFKDCVMYTMHMGYHGYKDPFKCNMCGHCSKDKVEFFLHIARAAHN, from the exons gGCCGACACAGTGTCACCTCAAGTTGCAGATGTTGTTGAGAAGGTAATGTCTGAAGAGAACTCGCTGATAGAAAATCACGAAGGTTATAATCTCTCCAACGCCAGCTTCCAGGATACCAATTCTAACTCATCAGACGATCATTCTGAATACCTGACTAACAATGTTACATCAGACTCCACAGCTACGTACGTCAGAGATCCAAACACAGGTCACGTCACCACTATCAAGCCAGACAAAGAAGGACTTTATTTCTGCCACCTTTGCAGCTTTTCAG GAAGAACCCAAGCTGATTTCGAGAATCATATGACTTGCCATTTTGAGCATATTTGTCCTCACTGTGATTATAAGTCTAGAACAGAAGGCCGACTAAAGAGACATATTAAAGATTTTCACACAGACGACCCACCAGACGGATTCGGTTCCAAAAGGAACATGGGCAGACCTAAAGTCTTCAGATGTAAACAATGTGAATTTGTTGCCACCGAAAAA actgAATTCTGGGCACATGCTAGAGCTCATATTAAAGATGACAAAGTTTTACAATGTCCACGATGCCCGTTTGTTACCGAGTATAAACATCATTTGGAGTATCATCTTCGCAACCATTTTGGCTCAAAGCCATTCAAGTGTAACAAATGTAACTACTCATGCGTAAACAAGTCAATGCTCAACAGCCACATGAAGTCACATACTAATGtttatcagtaccgttgtgccgATTGTACATATGCCACAAAATACTGCCACAGCCTCAAACTTCATCTCCGTAAATATCAGCATAAACCTGCCACAGTTTTGAACTCCGATGGAAGTCTACCTCAAGGAATTGATGCTGATGCATCCGGTCTGTCATTACTTCAAAAGAGAGGTCCACCAAGGGGACCAAGAGGTCCTAGAAAGGATAAATTTGATCCGTATATGAACAGCATGTTTAATCTACCTCAGTCACCCATTCATGGGATGCCACCTGGAATGGGTGGAGCTATGATGTCGCCATATTGGCCATTACTCAGTCAGCTTCCAAACGGATTCCACCGCCCACCACCTCTAATTCCAACCTCGTCCCCAATGTCAATGAATCCATCAATCCATTCCCCTCAGCTACCTCAACATTTATCCTCCAAGATGGGAGCACCAAAAACTCCTGATGGAGACAATTCAAGCAATTATCCATTCAAGTGCAATTTCTGTTGCTATGGAACCGGCAGTAAACAGGAACTGTATAAACATTTAATGAAAGTTCACGCAACTGAAAACCAGGATTTATTTTCCATGTTTGGCTTGTCCTCTGAAGCTTTACTAGAGGAACAGAACCGTAGACTCAGCATGATGAAGCACAAAATGGAGGAGAGAAACTTAGATGATAGCTTGAACGATGAGCTTCATATACACACAGATGGTGAAGACGAGGACCAGAAATATAGTCCACATTCCTGGTCACATCCGTCACCTGTTGAACCAGCCAAGATAAATCGGAATAATGGCCGATACAGTATGCCAGAGTTGCCTGTTAATTACTACAGAAATGGAAATGCTAGTCCCAAAGATATCGGTCGGGCCGAAGGAGAAGATATCATTAAACAAATGATGAATAAATTTGGAGCTGGTTCACCAATGAATGCTCCTAGACCTAAGATACCTCATCAACGTGAAAGCCCTCTTGACCTTACAAAGCGTAAATATCCATTTTCATCTAGTCCATTATCTCAGGAAGAAATGTACAACAGAGAAATGAATCCAGATGGTGATGCTCATTCAAGCGGAGAGAGCACGACTGCTAATGATAACAATGGTCAGAGCCCAAGAAAGAGGTCCAGAAAGGGAAAAGCTTTCAAGTTAGATAGACTTTGTCTTAAATTGCATGATAAACATGATGATACTGAAAACGGAAGTGAAAATGAAGAGTCTGAGTTTCTAGAGAATGAGTCTGCAGGAGACCTTCAGATTGATGAATCCAGCAACATGGATGGAGAGATGAGAAATGTAGATGAAAGAAATGAAGCTGATGAAAATGGCAAGAAAGATGATGATATTGAGGAAATTAAAAATAGCCTTCTGTACCTTAATGAAGGAATGGTTAAGTCCCAAGTAGAAAAGGCACCAGAGAGAAAGTCACCTGATTCTACCAGAAATCAAAGTGGCGATGAGGTTGCTTCAAGTCAAGCTATAACTAGTAGCCAAGATGTTATTTCGTCTGCAAATAGGGAGCAGGCAGAGCTATCAATGCAGACTTCACAAGCCTTGAGACATCAAACTGAACTTGCCTGGAAGATGTTACAAAATGGTGGCAGCAGTGGACATTTTCCTTATATGTCACTGGAGCAGAATGGCCACCATCAGGATTTGGCCAAGTTAACCACTGCAGCACAACAGATGATAGCAATGAACAATCGTAAGAGTGGACCAAATGGGAAGTACGAATGTGCCTATTGTGAAATCGCATTTAAAGACTGTGTCATGTACACAATGCACATGGGTTACCATGGTTACAAAGATCCATTTAAGTGTAATATGTGTGGACATTGCAGCAAGGACAAAGTTGAATTCTTCCTTCATATTGCTCGTGCTGCTCACAATTAA
- the LOC139498156 gene encoding protein hunchback-like isoform X2, with amino-acid sequence MVITCFQLTSKDKKMPDIYPDIEQNLIGRADTVSPQVADVVEKVMSEENSLIENHEGYNLSNASFQDTNSNSSDDHSEYLTNNVTSDSTATYVRDPNTGHVTTIKPDKEGLYFCHLCSFSGRTQADFENHMTCHFEHICPHCDYKSRTEGRLKRHIKDFHTDDPPDGFGSKRNMGRPKVFRCKQCEFVATEKTEFWAHARAHIKDDKVLQCPRCPFVTEYKHHLEYHLRNHFGSKPFKCNKCNYSCVNKSMLNSHMKSHTNVYQYRCADCTYATKYCHSLKLHLRKYQHKPATVLNSDGSLPQGIDADASGLSLLQKRGPPRGPRGPRKDKFDPYMNSMFNLPQSPIHGMPPGMGGAMMSPYWPLLSQLPNGFHRPPPLIPTSSPMSMNPSIHSPQLPQHLSSKMGAPKTPDGDNSSNYPFKCNFCCYGTGSKQELYKHLMKVHATENQDLFSMFGLSSEALLEEQNRRLSMMKHKMEERNLDDSLNDELHIHTDGEDEDQKYSPHSWSHPSPVEPAKINRNNGRYSMPELPVNYYRNGNASPKDIGRAEGEDIIKQMMNKFGAGSPMNAPRPKIPHQRESPLDLTKRKYPFSSSPLSQEEMYNREMNPDGDAHSSGESTTANDNNGQSPRKRSRKGKAFKLDRLCLKLHDKHDDTENGSENEESEFLENESAGDLQIDESSNMDGEMRNVDERNEADENGKKDDDIEEIKNSLLYLNEGMVKSQVEKAPERKSPDSTRNQSGDEVASSQAITSSQDVISSANREQAELSMQTSQALRHQTELAWKMLQNGGSSGHFPYMSLEQNGHHQDLAKLTTAAQQMIAMNNRKSGPNGKYECAYCEIAFKDCVMYTMHMGYHGYKDPFKCNMCGHCSKDKVEFFLHIARAAHN; translated from the exons gGCCGACACAGTGTCACCTCAAGTTGCAGATGTTGTTGAGAAGGTAATGTCTGAAGAGAACTCGCTGATAGAAAATCACGAAGGTTATAATCTCTCCAACGCCAGCTTCCAGGATACCAATTCTAACTCATCAGACGATCATTCTGAATACCTGACTAACAATGTTACATCAGACTCCACAGCTACGTACGTCAGAGATCCAAACACAGGTCACGTCACCACTATCAAGCCAGACAAAGAAGGACTTTATTTCTGCCACCTTTGCAGCTTTTCAG GAAGAACCCAAGCTGATTTCGAGAATCATATGACTTGCCATTTTGAGCATATTTGTCCTCACTGTGATTATAAGTCTAGAACAGAAGGCCGACTAAAGAGACATATTAAAGATTTTCACACAGACGACCCACCAGACGGATTCGGTTCCAAAAGGAACATGGGCAGACCTAAAGTCTTCAGATGTAAACAATGTGAATTTGTTGCCACCGAAAAA actgAATTCTGGGCACATGCTAGAGCTCATATTAAAGATGACAAAGTTTTACAATGTCCACGATGCCCGTTTGTTACCGAGTATAAACATCATTTGGAGTATCATCTTCGCAACCATTTTGGCTCAAAGCCATTCAAGTGTAACAAATGTAACTACTCATGCGTAAACAAGTCAATGCTCAACAGCCACATGAAGTCACATACTAATGtttatcagtaccgttgtgccgATTGTACATATGCCACAAAATACTGCCACAGCCTCAAACTTCATCTCCGTAAATATCAGCATAAACCTGCCACAGTTTTGAACTCCGATGGAAGTCTACCTCAAGGAATTGATGCTGATGCATCCGGTCTGTCATTACTTCAAAAGAGAGGTCCACCAAGGGGACCAAGAGGTCCTAGAAAGGATAAATTTGATCCGTATATGAACAGCATGTTTAATCTACCTCAGTCACCCATTCATGGGATGCCACCTGGAATGGGTGGAGCTATGATGTCGCCATATTGGCCATTACTCAGTCAGCTTCCAAACGGATTCCACCGCCCACCACCTCTAATTCCAACCTCGTCCCCAATGTCAATGAATCCATCAATCCATTCCCCTCAGCTACCTCAACATTTATCCTCCAAGATGGGAGCACCAAAAACTCCTGATGGAGACAATTCAAGCAATTATCCATTCAAGTGCAATTTCTGTTGCTATGGAACCGGCAGTAAACAGGAACTGTATAAACATTTAATGAAAGTTCACGCAACTGAAAACCAGGATTTATTTTCCATGTTTGGCTTGTCCTCTGAAGCTTTACTAGAGGAACAGAACCGTAGACTCAGCATGATGAAGCACAAAATGGAGGAGAGAAACTTAGATGATAGCTTGAACGATGAGCTTCATATACACACAGATGGTGAAGACGAGGACCAGAAATATAGTCCACATTCCTGGTCACATCCGTCACCTGTTGAACCAGCCAAGATAAATCGGAATAATGGCCGATACAGTATGCCAGAGTTGCCTGTTAATTACTACAGAAATGGAAATGCTAGTCCCAAAGATATCGGTCGGGCCGAAGGAGAAGATATCATTAAACAAATGATGAATAAATTTGGAGCTGGTTCACCAATGAATGCTCCTAGACCTAAGATACCTCATCAACGTGAAAGCCCTCTTGACCTTACAAAGCGTAAATATCCATTTTCATCTAGTCCATTATCTCAGGAAGAAATGTACAACAGAGAAATGAATCCAGATGGTGATGCTCATTCAAGCGGAGAGAGCACGACTGCTAATGATAACAATGGTCAGAGCCCAAGAAAGAGGTCCAGAAAGGGAAAAGCTTTCAAGTTAGATAGACTTTGTCTTAAATTGCATGATAAACATGATGATACTGAAAACGGAAGTGAAAATGAAGAGTCTGAGTTTCTAGAGAATGAGTCTGCAGGAGACCTTCAGATTGATGAATCCAGCAACATGGATGGAGAGATGAGAAATGTAGATGAAAGAAATGAAGCTGATGAAAATGGCAAGAAAGATGATGATATTGAGGAAATTAAAAATAGCCTTCTGTACCTTAATGAAGGAATGGTTAAGTCCCAAGTAGAAAAGGCACCAGAGAGAAAGTCACCTGATTCTACCAGAAATCAAAGTGGCGATGAGGTTGCTTCAAGTCAAGCTATAACTAGTAGCCAAGATGTTATTTCGTCTGCAAATAGGGAGCAGGCAGAGCTATCAATGCAGACTTCACAAGCCTTGAGACATCAAACTGAACTTGCCTGGAAGATGTTACAAAATGGTGGCAGCAGTGGACATTTTCCTTATATGTCACTGGAGCAGAATGGCCACCATCAGGATTTGGCCAAGTTAACCACTGCAGCACAACAGATGATAGCAATGAACAATCGTAAGAGTGGACCAAATGGGAAGTACGAATGTGCCTATTGTGAAATCGCATTTAAAGACTGTGTCATGTACACAATGCACATGGGTTACCATGGTTACAAAGATCCATTTAAGTGTAATATGTGTGGACATTGCAGCAAGGACAAAGTTGAATTCTTCCTTCATATTGCTCGTGCTGCTCACAATTAA